A DNA window from Sulfitobacter noctilucicola contains the following coding sequences:
- a CDS encoding glutathione S-transferase family protein yields MYTVIGATKSRAFRVMWMLEELGEDYTQIAAGPRTPEAKKYNPLGKVPALLDGDEVLTDSVAITTYLGDKHGQLTAPAGTVARARQDAMTFWLIDEFDAILWAAAKHSFVFPEERRVPVIKDSLKAEFAHAADILADRLDGPFLMGDQMTHADILAVHCINWSIGAGFPRVNDKIGLWAKGLRERPAFKAAQEKVAV; encoded by the coding sequence ATGTATACAGTTATCGGTGCCACCAAATCGCGTGCATTTCGGGTCATGTGGATGCTTGAGGAACTGGGTGAGGATTATACCCAGATTGCTGCAGGTCCGCGCACACCCGAGGCCAAGAAGTACAATCCGCTGGGCAAAGTTCCTGCCCTGCTCGACGGAGATGAGGTACTGACCGATTCTGTCGCGATCACCACTTATCTTGGTGACAAACACGGGCAACTCACCGCGCCGGCAGGCACTGTCGCAAGGGCGCGTCAGGATGCGATGACGTTTTGGCTGATTGACGAATTCGATGCGATCCTATGGGCCGCTGCCAAGCACAGTTTTGTCTTTCCCGAAGAACGCCGTGTGCCGGTTATCAAAGACAGCCTGAAGGCCGAGTTTGCGCATGCTGCGGACATTCTTGCCGACCGTCTGGATGGTCCGTTTCTGATGGGCGACCAGATGACCCATGCCGATATTCTCGCCGTCCACTGCATCAACTGGTCGATCGGCGCGGGCTTCCCAAGGGTTAACGACAAAATCGGGCTTTGGGCCAAAGGCCTGCGCGAACGGCCTGCGTTCAAGGCGGCGCAGGAAAAGGTCGCGGTTTAG
- a CDS encoding mechanosensitive ion channel family protein, whose protein sequence is MEFDLSSQPEIVQQAAGYVLIGWELALSWLLSPAAWSQFALLVLAWLLARLIAGRLRPALMRLIDPGESTNIFAKPRRFVLPFLALISPLLAYALTGIGESIVRSMFDSGAVIAFGKRLFLFLAARVLVRDIITDPFLKLLGKYILLPIMAIYTLGLLDVASTTLTETIVGVGNIRFSLMTLVRGLIAGSLLFWLGQWSNSQTTALIAQNEEIRPSLRQLLIKTAEFTIFAVGFLLLMNIMGINLSALAVLGGAIGVGLGFGLQKIASNFISGVILLVEGQATVGDYVELDGGEQGKIVKMMARAAILETFDGRWIVVPNEDFITTRVVNYSDSGSANRYEAPFSVSYDTDINLVPALIEAAVSKHPEVLNEPYPPDCELRGFGDSGIDFAVEFWVNGLDDGPNKYTSDVLFLVWNALRDAGIEIPYPQRVVEIKGGLPTVNA, encoded by the coding sequence ATGGAGTTTGATCTCTCCTCTCAGCCGGAAATCGTACAACAGGCTGCTGGCTATGTCTTGATTGGCTGGGAACTGGCCTTGTCATGGCTATTGAGCCCTGCGGCATGGTCGCAGTTTGCGCTTCTGGTGCTGGCATGGCTTCTCGCAAGGTTGATCGCCGGCCGGTTGCGTCCGGCGTTGATGCGACTGATTGATCCGGGCGAAAGCACCAACATCTTTGCCAAACCTCGCCGCTTTGTTCTGCCGTTCCTTGCGCTTATCTCACCCCTGCTGGCCTATGCGCTGACAGGTATCGGTGAAAGCATTGTCCGATCAATGTTTGATTCAGGGGCGGTCATAGCCTTCGGGAAACGCCTGTTCCTGTTTCTGGCCGCACGCGTACTGGTCCGTGACATTATCACCGATCCGTTTCTCAAACTTCTGGGCAAGTATATCCTGCTGCCGATCATGGCGATCTACACTTTGGGTCTGCTGGATGTGGCAAGCACGACCCTGACCGAAACGATTGTCGGCGTCGGTAACATCCGCTTCTCGTTGATGACGCTTGTGCGCGGTCTCATTGCAGGTTCCTTGCTGTTCTGGCTGGGCCAGTGGTCAAACAGCCAGACCACCGCATTGATCGCCCAGAATGAGGAAATCCGCCCCTCCCTCAGGCAGCTTTTGATCAAGACCGCAGAGTTCACGATTTTCGCCGTAGGCTTTTTGCTGCTGATGAACATTATGGGTATCAACCTAAGTGCGCTTGCCGTTCTGGGTGGTGCCATTGGTGTCGGTCTTGGTTTTGGTCTGCAAAAAATCGCATCCAACTTTATCTCTGGCGTGATCCTTCTGGTTGAAGGGCAGGCCACCGTTGGCGATTACGTGGAACTCGATGGTGGCGAGCAGGGCAAGATCGTCAAGATGATGGCCCGCGCCGCAATTCTTGAGACATTCGATGGCCGCTGGATCGTGGTACCGAACGAAGATTTCATCACCACGCGTGTTGTGAATTATTCCGATAGCGGGTCCGCGAACCGGTACGAGGCACCGTTCTCTGTCAGCTATGACACCGATATCAATCTGGTGCCCGCTTTGATCGAAGCTGCGGTTTCCAAGCACCCCGAAGTCCTGAACGAACCCTATCCACCAGATTGTGAGCTGCGCGGCTTTGGGGACAGCGGCATCGATTTTGCGGTCGAATTCTGGGTGAACGGGCTGGATGACGGGCCGAACAAATACACCTCGGACGTGCTTTTCCTCGTGTGGAACGCGCTTCGCGACGCTGGCATCGAAATTCCGTATCCGCAGCGGGTGGTTGAAATTAAAGGCGGTCTACCGACGGTTAACGCGTGA
- the lptE gene encoding LPS assembly lipoprotein LptE: protein MSLLNRRSLLLAPLALVACGFEPVYGPGGTGTLLQNRVLVDAPGSQDSYLLTREIEERLGRSNEPAYALSLDLRLSTAQLAIDREGDTGRFNRVANINYSLRDVATGQIVTSGSVENFVGYSATGTTVETLAGELDAQKRLMVIMAEQIVSRLYAADLNT, encoded by the coding sequence ATGTCGTTGCTTAACAGACGCTCTCTTTTGCTTGCTCCGCTGGCGCTTGTCGCCTGCGGGTTTGAGCCTGTGTATGGCCCCGGCGGCACGGGCACTCTCTTGCAGAACCGCGTGCTGGTTGATGCACCGGGCAGTCAGGACAGCTATCTGCTGACCCGCGAGATTGAAGAACGTCTGGGTCGCAGTAATGAACCGGCCTATGCGCTTTCACTGGATCTGCGGCTTTCAACTGCGCAGCTTGCGATTGACCGCGAAGGTGACACCGGCCGTTTCAACCGGGTTGCGAACATCAACTACAGTCTGCGTGATGTGGCGACCGGCCAGATTGTCACCTCCGGCTCTGTCGAGAATTTCGTCGGCTATTCCGCGACGGGTACAACGGTCGAAACACTGGCCGGAGAGCTTGATGCCCAGAAACGTCTGATGGTTATCATGGCCGAGCAAATTGTAAGCCGCCTCTATGCCGCAGATCTGAACACATGA
- a CDS encoding SDR family oxidoreductase: MDMQNKTVMITGASRGIGAATARVFAAAGANVALLARSQEAIADLAGEIGQQAIAIPCNVARYGEMLAAVETTVGAFGGLDVLVNNAGILEPISHLGDADPDAWGQVIDINVKGVFNGVHAALPVMKQAGGGSILTISSGAAHSPIEAWSAYCTSKAAVNMLTRCVHHEEGQNGIRAMGLSPGTVATQMQRDIKESGINPVSQLAWKDHIPAEWPAKCLLWMCGAGADRFVGDEISLRDENIRREVGLI, encoded by the coding sequence ATGGACATGCAGAACAAGACAGTGATGATCACAGGCGCAAGCCGCGGGATCGGTGCGGCAACAGCCCGCGTGTTTGCGGCAGCGGGTGCTAATGTTGCTTTACTTGCCCGCTCGCAAGAGGCGATTGCCGATCTGGCGGGAGAAATCGGTCAGCAGGCAATTGCCATCCCGTGCAATGTCGCCCGCTATGGCGAAATGTTGGCGGCGGTTGAAACCACAGTCGGTGCTTTCGGGGGGCTCGATGTTCTGGTGAACAATGCCGGTATTCTGGAACCCATCAGCCATCTGGGGGATGCCGATCCCGATGCATGGGGACAGGTCATTGATATCAACGTAAAAGGGGTTTTCAATGGTGTGCACGCAGCATTGCCAGTGATGAAGCAGGCAGGCGGTGGCTCAATCCTGACGATCTCTTCCGGTGCGGCTCATAGCCCGATCGAGGCATGGAGCGCGTATTGTACCTCAAAGGCGGCGGTGAACATGCTGACGCGCTGCGTCCATCACGAAGAAGGCCAAAATGGCATCCGCGCGATGGGCCTGTCACCGGGAACAGTGGCTACGCAAATGCAGCGAGACATCAAGGAATCCGGGATCAACCCCGTCAGCCAGCTCGCTTGGAAAGACCACATTCCGGCGGAGTGGCCTGCAAAATGTCTGTTGTGGATGTGCGGTGCCGGTGCCGACCGCTTTGTCGGAGACGAGATTTCCTTGCGGGACGAGAACATCCGCCGCGAAGTGGGCCTGATATGA
- the holA gene encoding DNA polymerase III subunit delta, protein MKLSPRDADAYFKRPDPAKTGALIFGGDAMRVALKRQELLKSLLGDGAEEEMRLTRIPAAELRRDPAMLLDAIKAVGFFPGPRAAFVEDANDNVAKILIDALADWQAGDAQIIVTGGDLKKTSKVRKAFEAHPQAYAAAIYDNPPDRAEIERLLSEAGLTPDQNAMAALSDLARTLDPGDFRQTIEKLSLYKLNDQSALSTDDILACAPTSTEADVDDILHVVAEARAREIGPVMSKLQAQGVTAVTLTIMATRHFRTLYRIAANPGAPIYGVRDRDRVQRQAKAWGAASLETALSVLTDTDLTLRSAGQNAPALALVERAFIRLAMLGAKR, encoded by the coding sequence ATGAAGCTGTCGCCGCGTGATGCAGACGCCTATTTCAAGCGGCCCGATCCAGCCAAGACCGGCGCGCTGATCTTTGGTGGCGATGCCATGCGCGTGGCGCTTAAACGTCAGGAATTGCTGAAATCACTGCTGGGGGATGGCGCGGAAGAGGAAATGCGACTTACCCGTATTCCCGCCGCCGAACTTCGCCGCGATCCTGCGATGCTTCTGGATGCGATCAAGGCGGTCGGATTCTTTCCCGGCCCGCGTGCAGCCTTTGTTGAAGACGCCAATGACAATGTCGCCAAGATACTCATCGATGCGCTGGCCGATTGGCAGGCAGGTGATGCGCAGATCATTGTCACAGGTGGCGATCTCAAGAAAACCTCTAAGGTCCGCAAAGCGTTCGAGGCACATCCCCAAGCCTATGCCGCTGCAATTTACGACAATCCGCCGGACCGTGCCGAAATTGAGCGGTTATTGTCGGAGGCAGGGCTGACACCTGACCAGAACGCGATGGCTGCGCTCTCCGATCTGGCGCGCACGCTTGATCCCGGTGATTTTCGCCAGACGATCGAAAAGCTGTCGCTTTATAAATTGAATGACCAGAGCGCCCTCAGCACCGATGATATTCTCGCTTGCGCGCCAACATCGACTGAAGCGGACGTCGACGATATTTTACACGTCGTGGCAGAGGCCCGCGCCCGCGAGATCGGGCCGGTGATGAGCAAGCTGCAAGCCCAAGGCGTCACTGCGGTGACCCTTACTATCATGGCAACCCGGCATTTCCGAACTCTCTACCGGATCGCGGCCAACCCCGGTGCCCCGATCTATGGAGTGCGGGACCGCGACAGAGTGCAACGGCAAGCCAAAGCATGGGGCGCGGCCAGTTTGGAAACGGCATTAAGCGTGCTGACCGATACCGACCTGACGTTGCGGTCAGCCGGACAGAACGCGCCCGCACTGGCGCTCGTTGAACGTGCTTTCATCCGTTTGGCGATGCTGGGCGCAAAGCGATAA
- a CDS encoding TIGR03862 family flavoprotein: MKHAVVIGAGPGGLMAAEMLATAGLQVTLCDGKPSVGRKFLMAGKSGLNLTKDEPFVPFMQSFAQARGPLTPMIEAFDAEAVQTWARGLDQEVFTGSTGRVFPTAMKASPLLRAMMGRLDSLGVQVRTRWLWQGWQAEQFVFETPEGPQSLSPDATVLALGGASWSRLGSTGAWASLLADKGIKTAPFEPANAGVNIAWSDYMAKHFGAALKGVAWTAGPYTSRGEATLSARGLEGGGVYSVSRGVREGHPLFIDLLPDMTVPDITTKLSKPQGKASFANHLRKTLRLTPVQIALMQEMSRPLPKGLRATARLLKALPISHEGLRPMDEAISTAGGIPFSALDAGLMLRDLPGVFAAGEMLDWEAPTGGYLISACLATGRWAGQHAAEWALRA; the protein is encoded by the coding sequence GTGAAACATGCCGTTGTTATCGGCGCAGGCCCTGGGGGACTGATGGCTGCCGAAATGCTGGCGACGGCGGGTTTGCAGGTCACCCTGTGTGACGGCAAACCTTCCGTAGGCCGCAAGTTTCTGATGGCGGGAAAATCTGGTCTGAACCTGACCAAAGATGAACCTTTCGTGCCCTTCATGCAGTCGTTTGCGCAAGCACGCGGGCCGCTCACTCCCATGATTGAGGCGTTCGATGCAGAAGCTGTGCAGACCTGGGCGCGCGGACTGGATCAGGAGGTTTTCACCGGATCGACAGGCCGTGTCTTTCCAACAGCGATGAAAGCTTCCCCGCTACTGCGCGCCATGATGGGCCGCCTCGACAGCCTGGGGGTTCAGGTACGGACCAGGTGGCTCTGGCAAGGTTGGCAGGCAGAACAGTTTGTCTTCGAGACCCCTGAGGGGCCGCAGTCGCTTAGCCCGGACGCCACGGTACTCGCTCTGGGTGGTGCCAGCTGGTCAAGGCTGGGATCAACCGGTGCATGGGCGAGCCTTCTGGCCGACAAGGGCATCAAGACCGCGCCGTTCGAGCCTGCAAATGCGGGGGTCAACATCGCGTGGTCCGACTATATGGCAAAGCACTTCGGTGCGGCGCTTAAGGGTGTGGCGTGGACGGCGGGTCCCTATACCTCCCGTGGCGAGGCGACTTTGTCCGCGCGAGGCCTGGAGGGTGGTGGCGTATATTCGGTGTCGCGTGGTGTACGCGAAGGGCATCCGCTGTTTATTGATCTTCTGCCGGATATGACGGTGCCCGATATCACCACGAAGCTAAGCAAACCGCAGGGTAAGGCGAGCTTTGCCAATCATCTGCGCAAGACGCTGCGGCTGACACCGGTACAGATTGCGCTCATGCAGGAAATGTCGCGTCCCTTGCCCAAAGGACTGCGCGCAACGGCAAGATTGCTCAAGGCGCTGCCGATCAGCCATGAGGGACTGCGTCCGATGGACGAGGCGATTTCAACCGCGGGCGGCATCCCCTTCTCCGCACTGGATGCGGGCCTGATGTTACGCGATTTGCCGGGGGTCTTCGCTGCGGGCGAGATGCTGGATTGGGAAGCCCCGACAGGGGGCTACCTGATTTCAGCCTGCCTTGCGACAGGGCGCTGGGCAGGACAGCATGCTGCCGAATGGGCGTTGCGGGCCTAA
- a CDS encoding enoyl-CoA hydratase/isomerase family protein: MIEVDNTDGVCTVTINRPDKANSLTETMLTELAEAMENAQSARAVILTGNGKVFSAGADLEEARAGLATSDVWERLSGAIAALPCLSIAALNGTLAGGATGMALACDIRLAVPGARFFYPVMKLGFLPQPSDPARMSALIGPARTKLILMGGQKIDAEEALRFGLIDRIVEKDDLMDAARTLCTDALAAEPDFAGAIKRMC, encoded by the coding sequence ATGATTGAAGTCGATAACACCGATGGCGTCTGTACCGTTACGATCAACCGCCCCGATAAGGCAAACTCGCTGACCGAGACGATGCTGACGGAATTGGCAGAGGCGATGGAAAATGCGCAGTCTGCCCGCGCTGTGATCCTGACGGGTAACGGCAAGGTCTTTAGCGCAGGTGCCGATCTGGAGGAGGCGCGCGCGGGGCTTGCCACATCAGATGTCTGGGAACGGCTCTCGGGGGCTATCGCTGCCTTGCCCTGCCTCAGCATTGCTGCGCTGAACGGCACGCTCGCAGGCGGTGCCACGGGCATGGCGCTTGCGTGCGACATCCGCCTCGCGGTGCCCGGCGCACGTTTCTTCTATCCGGTGATGAAGCTCGGCTTCCTGCCTCAGCCCTCGGACCCTGCACGGATGAGCGCTTTGATCGGACCTGCCCGCACCAAGCTCATTTTGATGGGCGGCCAGAAAATCGACGCCGAAGAAGCGCTGCGCTTTGGGCTTATCGACCGCATCGTTGAAAAAGACGATCTGATGGATGCAGCCCGTACGCTTTGTACCGATGCTCTCGCCGCAGAGCCCGATTTTGCAGGCGCTATCAAGAGGATGTGCTAA
- a CDS encoding DUF2125 domain-containing protein, translating into MSPFLSRAFSLALPVSLLSHTALADVTPAEVWADWRAYMEGMGYEVSATENTSGSDLTVEGLNMKFATPDSGGELAMTLGRITFTQNGDGTVSIVLPDTMPITIKGTEGTPDQKPITMALNYSQADHALTASGSPEKMTYLYTAQTVGLDLTQMQVGTDTLDATEARLNFAGNGVSSTTTMTIGDLRGYDQSASVDSLSIDFAFADPDTPESQGAGKGTMNGISLNGTGTLPAMVAKGADINAMLEAGFNVAGNVSYENGSSNFDIKDPQNGAYVMTTSSQGGTLGVKMAPEGIVYDVSQKDVNVGVTAAAMPFPIELAMAESGFNLTMPVRKSDDPQDFAFGITLGDFTMSDIIWSMFDPTAQLPRDPATIVVDLSGKMKLLVDILDPEMATGRISGPGELQALNVGTLLVSAAGAKLEGSGDVTFDTAGPALVPGLGTPVGDVNLALAGANGLIDKLVAMGFLPQEQAMGARMMMGLFAVPGDTPDTLKSKIEFTQDGQILANGQRLR; encoded by the coding sequence ATGTCCCCCTTCCTCTCTCGCGCATTTAGTCTCGCGCTGCCCGTCTCGCTGCTGTCACATACCGCGCTGGCCGATGTCACCCCTGCTGAAGTCTGGGCGGATTGGCGCGCCTACATGGAGGGAATGGGGTATGAAGTGTCGGCCACCGAGAACACCTCCGGTTCCGACCTGACGGTTGAAGGGCTGAACATGAAGTTTGCGACGCCCGATTCCGGTGGCGAGCTGGCAATGACGCTGGGCCGGATCACGTTCACCCAGAACGGCGATGGCACCGTTTCCATCGTGCTGCCTGATACGATGCCGATCACGATCAAGGGCACCGAAGGGACACCCGACCAGAAACCGATCACGATGGCGTTGAACTATTCTCAGGCAGATCATGCACTGACGGCCAGCGGGTCGCCGGAAAAGATGACCTATCTTTACACGGCCCAGACTGTAGGGCTTGATCTGACGCAGATGCAGGTCGGCACCGATACGCTTGATGCAACCGAGGCGCGTTTGAATTTCGCTGGTAACGGTGTCAGCAGTACCACAACCATGACCATCGGCGACTTGCGCGGGTACGACCAGTCCGCCAGCGTCGACAGCCTGAGCATCGATTTCGCATTTGCCGATCCCGACACGCCCGAATCGCAAGGCGCCGGCAAAGGCACCATGAACGGTATCAGCCTTAACGGGACCGGCACACTGCCGGCAATGGTGGCAAAAGGTGCAGACATCAATGCGATGCTGGAAGCAGGTTTTAATGTCGCCGGAAACGTCTCCTACGAAAACGGCAGCTCCAATTTCGACATCAAAGACCCGCAGAACGGCGCTTATGTGATGACAACTTCGTCGCAGGGCGGCACCCTTGGCGTCAAGATGGCACCCGAGGGTATCGTGTATGATGTGTCCCAGAAAGACGTCAACGTTGGTGTCACAGCGGCGGCGATGCCTTTTCCGATTGAACTGGCGATGGCGGAAAGCGGCTTTAATCTGACAATGCCGGTGCGCAAGTCGGACGATCCGCAGGATTTCGCTTTCGGCATCACGCTGGGCGATTTCACCATGTCGGACATCATCTGGAGCATGTTTGACCCGACTGCCCAACTGCCACGGGATCCGGCAACAATTGTGGTAGACCTGAGCGGCAAGATGAAGCTGCTGGTCGATATTCTTGATCCGGAAATGGCAACAGGCCGGATCAGCGGCCCCGGTGAATTGCAGGCGCTCAATGTCGGCACACTTCTGGTTTCAGCGGCGGGTGCCAAGCTTGAAGGCAGCGGCGATGTGACCTTTGACACCGCGGGTCCCGCGCTTGTGCCGGGATTGGGTACGCCGGTTGGCGATGTGAACCTTGCGCTCGCCGGTGCCAATGGTCTGATCGACAAACTGGTGGCAATGGGGTTCCTGCCGCAAGAACAGGCAATGGGCGCGCGGATGATGATGGGCTTGTTTGCCGTACCTGGCGATACACCCGACACCCTGAAGTCAAAGATCGAATTCACCCAAGACGGTCAGATCCTCGCCAACGGTCAGCGCCTGCGCTGA
- a CDS encoding TldD/PmbA family protein — MSQPLDVLTASLLHAAKTAGADAADAKAVRATSISVDVRGGTLEQAERSEGVDIGLRVFVGQRAATVSASDISERTVEEMAVRAVAMAREAPEDPYAGLAAPDQLARSWDLDALELYDDTAEPSPDALQQDASEAEAAALSVKGVEQVQSASAGYGAQDVHIAMTNGFEGGYKRTDRGLSCVAIAGTGTGMERDYDGDGRIFQSDLRSAREIGESAGTRALARLDARKPPTGNYPVLFDERIASSLIGHLLGAINGSAIARGASFLRDAMGEAVLPDHLSLIEDPHRPRTSGSRPFDAEGLPTAKRVLVEGGVLQGWTLDLANARKLGLASTGNAARGTSSGPSPTNWNVALTQGTHSREDLIRDMGTGLLVTSMIGSTINPNTGDYSRGAAGLWVENGEVTHAINECTIAGNLRDMLRQIVPANDARTHLSRVVPSLLVPGMTLAGA, encoded by the coding sequence ATGTCGCAACCTTTGGACGTGCTGACCGCATCCCTTTTGCATGCTGCCAAAACGGCCGGTGCTGATGCCGCAGATGCCAAGGCTGTGCGGGCCACTTCGATTTCGGTTGATGTGCGTGGCGGTACCCTTGAACAGGCGGAACGGTCCGAGGGTGTTGATATTGGCCTTCGCGTCTTTGTCGGACAACGCGCTGCAACTGTTTCGGCCTCCGATATTTCCGAACGCACGGTTGAAGAAATGGCAGTGCGTGCCGTTGCCATGGCACGCGAGGCACCCGAAGACCCCTATGCAGGGCTGGCCGCACCCGACCAGCTTGCCCGCTCATGGGACCTAGATGCGCTTGAGCTTTACGACGACACGGCAGAGCCGTCGCCCGATGCACTTCAGCAGGACGCTTCAGAGGCCGAAGCTGCAGCGTTGTCTGTCAAAGGTGTCGAGCAGGTCCAGTCAGCAAGCGCCGGCTACGGGGCGCAGGATGTTCATATCGCCATGACCAACGGTTTTGAGGGCGGATACAAACGCACAGACCGGGGTCTTTCCTGTGTTGCCATTGCAGGTACCGGTACAGGGATGGAACGTGACTACGATGGGGACGGACGGATATTCCAAAGTGACCTTCGTTCCGCGAGAGAGATAGGGGAGAGCGCGGGAACGCGTGCCCTGGCACGGCTGGATGCCCGCAAGCCCCCGACCGGCAACTATCCCGTCCTTTTCGATGAACGCATTGCGTCCAGCCTGATCGGCCACCTGCTGGGGGCAATAAATGGCAGCGCAATTGCGCGCGGTGCTTCTTTCCTGCGGGACGCCATGGGAGAGGCGGTACTGCCGGACCATCTGTCGCTGATCGAAGATCCGCATCGCCCCCGCACCAGCGGTTCGCGCCCTTTTGACGCCGAAGGGTTACCTACAGCAAAACGTGTGCTGGTCGAAGGCGGTGTGTTGCAGGGATGGACCCTTGATCTGGCGAATGCGCGCAAACTGGGCCTTGCGTCCACAGGCAACGCCGCGCGCGGGACGTCGTCGGGGCCAAGCCCGACCAACTGGAATGTTGCGTTGACCCAAGGCACACACAGCCGCGAGGATTTGATCCGCGACATGGGCACCGGTCTTTTGGTCACCTCCATGATCGGCAGCACGATCAACCCCAACACCGGCGACTATTCACGCGGTGCTGCGGGTCTTTGGGTGGAGAATGGCGAGGTGACGCACGCTATCAACGAATGCACAATCGCAGGCAACCTGCGCGACATGCTGCGCCAGATTGTGCCGGCAAATGACGCACGCACCCATCTAAGCCGCGTGGTGCCATCACTTCTTGTTCCGGGGATGACACTTGCCGGCGCGTGA